A window from Sphingobacteriia bacterium encodes these proteins:
- the tuf gene encoding elongation factor Tu (EF-Tu; promotes GTP-dependent binding of aminoacyl-tRNA to the A-site of ribosomes during protein biosynthesis; when the tRNA anticodon matches the mRNA codon, GTP hydrolysis results; the inactive EF-Tu-GDP leaves the ribosome and release of GDP is promoted by elongation factor Ts; many prokaryotes have two copies of the gene encoding EF-Tu): MAKAKFERNKPHVNIGTIGHVDHGKTTLTAAITKVLAEAGRAE; the protein is encoded by the coding sequence ATGGCTAAGGCAAAGTTTGAGCGGAATAAGCCGCACGTAAACATAGGGACTATAGGTCACGTTGATCATGGTAAGACGACATTAACAGCGGCTATCACGAAGGTATTAGCGGAAGCTGGTAGGGCGGAG
- the rlmB gene encoding 23S rRNA (guanosine(2251)-2'-O)-methyltransferase RlmB, with product MQKHKANKQVIYGKHPVLSAITNSQRKIYRFFTTEKYDFDKYSKSISSQLLSNSEISKLLPEGAVHGGYALECSLPKTYSVNEFVEELNSEICTIVALDQVTDPHNIGAIIRSAVAFNVNAILITESNSNYESPIVAKSASGALESIKIIEEINLSRSLNFLKDKGFWCIGLDGEAKKDLTDLPKFEKKVILLGAEGKGLRRLSKENCDELAKISINSNIESLNVSNAAAITFYELNKNSN from the coding sequence ATGCAAAAACATAAAGCTAATAAACAAGTAATATATGGTAAGCATCCAGTATTAAGCGCTATCACAAATTCTCAAAGAAAAATCTACAGATTTTTTACCACTGAAAAGTATGATTTTGATAAATATTCTAAATCTATATCTTCACAACTTTTAAGTAATAGTGAGATATCTAAATTATTACCAGAAGGCGCTGTACATGGTGGATATGCTTTAGAATGTAGTTTACCTAAGACATATTCAGTAAATGAATTTGTCGAAGAATTAAACAGCGAAATATGTACTATAGTAGCTTTAGATCAAGTAACTGACCCGCATAATATAGGAGCAATAATCAGAAGCGCTGTAGCTTTTAATGTTAATGCAATTCTAATCACGGAGAGCAATTCTAATTATGAATCTCCTATAGTTGCAAAATCTGCCTCTGGAGCATTAGAAAGCATAAAAATTATTGAGGAAATAAATTTATCGAGAAGCTTAAACTTTTTAAAAGACAAAGGTTTTTGGTGTATAGGTCTGGATGGTGAAGCTAAAAAAGACTTAACAGATTTACCTAAATTTGAAAAAAAGGTAATATTACTCGGCGCTGAAGGAAAAGGACTTAGAAGGTTATCGAAAGAAAATTGCGATGAACTAGCTAAAATTTCTATAAACTCTAATATAGAAAGTTTAAATGTTTCTAACGCTGCTGCTATTACATTTTATGAATTAAATAAAAATTCTAATTAA
- the def gene encoding peptide deformylase, with protein MTILPLIIAPDPIYSKKSTDILVIDEEIRKLASDMIDTVYFQHGIGMAATQIGVLKRIIVVDINYNKNDPTTRNPIIMINPEILEFSTETYEFTEGSISFPEAYVKTSRPRKIKVKYTDLEKREHIIQAEDLFSVCIQHEIDYTLGKTYLDLASPLKKRIILEKLLKRKVK; from the coding sequence ATGACAATTTTACCGTTAATTATAGCTCCTGATCCAATTTATAGCAAAAAATCTACTGATATATTAGTAATAGATGAAGAGATCAGGAAATTAGCTAGCGATATGATAGATACAGTCTATTTTCAACATGGTATTGGTATGGCTGCAACTCAAATAGGAGTTCTAAAACGAATCATTGTAGTTGATATTAATTATAATAAAAATGATCCCACTACAAGAAACCCTATTATAATGATTAACCCTGAAATACTTGAATTTTCTACAGAAACTTATGAATTTACAGAAGGCTCAATTTCTTTTCCCGAGGCTTACGTTAAAACCTCACGACCTAGAAAAATAAAAGTTAAATATACAGATTTAGAAAAACGTGAACATATAATTCAGGCTGAAGATTTATTTTCGGTCTGCATTCAACATGAAATAGATTATACACTAGGTAAAACTTATTTAGATTTAGCTTCTCCTCTTAAAAAGAGAATAATTTTAGAAAAATTATTAAAAAGAAAAGTTAAATAA